Proteins encoded together in one Deltaproteobacteria bacterium window:
- a CDS encoding thiamine pyrophosphate-dependent enzyme, translating into MNREDDIVVSDGGDTQVWMSMTRTVRQSGHYLESGLFGCLGCGLPYALGAKLLYPDKRVCLVTGDGSIGFNFMEFETALRKNLPVVTVICNDQQWGMIRHSQEVKLGRFIKEGTEIGMVNYHKAVEALGGKGILVETPEDIRPALDEAFAAGVPACLNVITDPKPISPGSIVLAMVAGFDVSKFFK; encoded by the coding sequence ATGAATCGGGAAGATGATATTGTGGTCAGCGACGGCGGAGATACCCAAGTGTGGATGTCTATGACCCGGACCGTCAGACAATCCGGGCATTACCTGGAATCCGGGTTATTTGGGTGTCTCGGCTGCGGCCTCCCCTATGCCCTTGGCGCTAAATTGCTCTACCCGGATAAACGGGTCTGCCTGGTCACCGGCGACGGTTCTATTGGCTTTAACTTTATGGAATTTGAAACGGCCCTCCGGAAAAACCTGCCGGTGGTCACGGTCATCTGCAACGACCAGCAGTGGGGAATGATCCGGCATTCGCAGGAAGTCAAACTTGGCCGTTTCATCAAAGAAGGAACGGAGATCGGCATGGTCAATTATCATAAGGCAGTGGAAGCTCTCGGTGGAAAAGGAATACTGGTAGAAACCCCCGAGGACATCCGGCCGGCCCTGGATGAGGCTTTTGCTGCGGGTGTGCCTGCCTGCCTAAACGTCATCACGGATCCCAAACCCATCAGCCCGGGCAGCATTGTCCTGGCCATGGTTGCCGGATTTGATGTATCGAAATTTTTTAAATAG